TTTAGGTCTAAAAATAGAAAGTTAAACGCATTATTAGGCTTGAAGATGAATGAATGTGGTTGTTTATGGCGAACAATCACTAAAGACCTTATAGAGCCATTAAATACGGTTATAATAAGCTCTTTGGATTAGGGAGAACAGTACCTAATTATATATAGCCATAGTCAATAGTAAAGTATAAGTTTAATAAAATAGTGTAATATACTGGTATTAATTGATATATACTGTACAATATACACGATTTGTAGCTTTATTGAAGGAAGACTGCCAAAATGCTTAACTCTATTAGTTAATTAATGCATGTATAGTTCTACTAAACAGATATATAAATTGCAAAATACGGAGTGTTTACATTTGAATTACTACTTAATTTTAGAGGGTTTGCAAATGTAAATGCCCGGAGAAATTAATCACAAGCGAAGTATACACATGTAACTTACAAAAAGGTAAACTCTTTGTTTTTGGTTACATGTGTAATTTCACGTAATTATTACAATTGTAGAATTAAATTAAGTTGAATGATTGTAGTAAAAAGAAAACAATCGGACAATCTTACTATAAATAATGACTATGGAGAGGAAAATTTTGTCAACCCCTCCTATCAATACTAACTATTCGGCTTATCTAGCTGATATATAAAACAAAGCAAGCGCTTAACATAATAGTCGAGCGCTTGCTGCTGTAAAACAAAAAAGGATTGGCGATAAGCCGGGTTCTGTTCCTCTTGCGAGGCTCTGCCATTTATCTCGACTGACAGTCACCTGTCAGCTCTAGCGACCTACCCCCCGACTTGAGCGAGCAACCCTAAGCGTCGGTATACATGGTCTTGCAGCTCACCAGGCGTACGGCTAACCATGTTGCCATGGCTACCGGTGGGCTCTTACCCCACCTTTTCACCCTTACCCTGCAAGCAGGGCGGTTATTCTCTGTTACACTACTATACCCTTGCGAGTATCTTCCCGTTAGGAAGCGTGATGCTCTATGCTGCCCAGACTTTCCTCCAGCAGTCTTGCTGCTAGCGGCAGATTGCCAATCCTTTTATATCGTAAAAATATCCTATTTCAAAATTACCATGGTAGCTCCGTAGCCGTAATCCTTAAACGAGGCATCCTGAAACCTTAGCTTAGGATACTTACGTTCCAACGTTTTGCGGATTTCGTGCTTTAGCTTACCATTACCAACGCCGTGTATGAATACTACTCGCTTGGTTTTTGATATAATAGCACCTTCAAGAACGGTAGTAAAGCGAGCCATTTGCATCTCAAGTATCTCACCATTAGATAATCCTGCCGAATTTTCGGTAAGCGCCTCTATATGTAGGTCTATCTCCTCTTGTTCTGGGGTTGATTTCAAATTCAAAACCGGACGAACATCTTTTTTCTCCTTCAGAGCGCTTTCAATATCCTTTGGAGAGATTGTTAGCACTGGTTCAGAAGACTTTGCGCTTGTTGATACTGTGAAAACTACCGCCTCCTCGTCGAAGTAATCGTTTGCCTTAAAGCTATTAGCCTTTACAAATTTGAGAGGATTAAGCTCTAAGTTTACCTGATCGGGTATCACCGGAATAAAATCCCTATTCTTAAAGTAGATAAGGCTAACGTTAAACACCTGAAGCTTCGAAAAGTCTTCGCGATTCAAGGTGCAAATGCGCTCCTTGCTATCAGGTTCCATTAAGCCGGAACCGATTGGCTTTAGCAGCTCCTTATCCGTCCACTTACCTATAGAATAAGCAATTCGGTAGTCACCATCGTTAATGATATAGATATCCAAATCGGCAGTCGATGCGTTCTGCTTATTAAACGGAACAAAGCCCAAAAGAACGTTGTAGTTGTTGGTTGTTGGATCGATAGCCTCCTCTTGCCTACGCTCAGGAACGTAGAAATCAGGAAACTCATCTTCATCCTCTTCCTCATCCTTTTTCGGTTCGTTTACCACAGACGAAGGCCTATGAGCGTAGCTTTCTGAGGTGAAAATGTTGTCGTTCTTATCGTTAATTACCACAATCTCGTTAATCGAAACAGGGATTTCGAACCCATCCTCATCCTGTACTGCAACGATATTCTTGTTCATAAAGCGAACGACAATACCACCGCCTACCGAGTTCAAAAAGCGCACCTTATCGCCTATCTTGCAGTTCATCTTTTTTAAATGATAAATGAAACCTAAATGGAGAACAAAAGTAGTATTTTTGCGGGGTTTCCGCTACATAAATATTTATAATGATGACTCCCCATGCCCAGCATATCGCAATAGGCGACTTTAACTACGACCTTCCGGATGAGCGAATAGCCAAGTACCCGCTTGAAGAGCGCGACCTTTCTAAGCTGCTTTTCTTCAATGGAAATAACATTGATGATAAACAGTTTAAAGAGTTACCAACGCTGCTTCAAGATAGCGATTTGCTCGTGTTCAACAATACGAAAGTGATACAGGCGCGAATGGAGTTCTTCCGTTCTACAGGTGCCCGAGTGGAGATATTTTGCCTAGAGCCAGCCGACTCTTCGGACTATGAGTCTGTTTTTCAAGCAAAAGGAAGCATTACATGGAAGTGTATTGTAGGGAATCTGAAGAAATGGAAAGAGAGCACGCTTGAAAAAAAGCTCGATTTGAAGGGAACAGCAGTTACCCTTACAGCACAAAAGCTAGAAAAGCCAAACGATAACGTATTGATTATGTTCAGCTGGGATGGCGATTTTACCTTCAGCGAGATACTTGAGGCAAGCGGAACAATTCCAATTCCACCATATCTCAACAGAGATACTGAAGACATCGATCTAAATCGCTACCAAACAGTGTACTCAAAGCATAAAGGATCGGTTGCAGCACCAACCGCAGGGCTACACTTTACCCCTAGCATCATCGAAACGCTAAAAAGCAACGGTGTTGACACTGCTGAGGTTACGCTACACGTTGGCGCAGGCACCTTTAAGCCCGTTAAAACGGAGGATGTTGCCGACCACGAGATGCATACCGAGCATTTTTCCGTAACGCTAGAATCGCTAAAGAAGCTTAGGAAGCATCTTGGAAACGTGATTTCGGTAGGTACTACCAGCATGCGAACGCTCGAAAGCCTTTACTGGTATGGCGTTCGTGCAATCAGAAGCGGCAACCCTAACTTCGAAAAGCCCATTGAGCAATGGGAACCCTACCAGCATACTGAGGTGCACTCGGCAGAAGAATCGATGAATGCGCTTATCTCCTATCTGGAAAGAACGGAAAAGAACGAGCTACATGCTGCTACACAAATTATAATTGTAAGCGGCTACAAGGTTCGAATGATCAAAGGATTGGTTACCAACTTCCACCAGCCACAAAGTACGCTACTGCTGCTGGTATCTGCACTGGTTGGCGAAAGATGGAAAGATATATACAACCATGCACTTGCAAACAACTACCGCTTCCTGAGCTACGGCGACAGCTCGTTGTTGATGCGTTAATATGATAAGCTAATCACCAATATAACTAATAAACCAGCTTAGCTATGAAATTCAAACATTTTCTCATAATTGGGATTTGCCTTTCTGGGATAAGCCTAAAAGCACAGATTAATCCCGCACTAAACGGGAATTGGCTCGGTGCAATCGTGCTCGATCCTACTGAGAAAGGAATGGACGTTCCCTTTAACATGAGTATATCGAGCATTAAGGGTAAGCCTTCTACTATTAACATTCGATCGGCAGCAGACAAGATTGTTGTAAAAGAGATTGAGCGACAGGGAGACTCCATCTTCTTTAAGATGCCCGTGTTTGTGAGCGAGGTTACCTTTAAGGTCAAAGGAGACAGCCTTGTGGGGCGCTACTACCCCAAGGGAAAAGGCAAAGGTGTATCGTACAAGTTCTATGCACTTAAGAACGTTACCGATCGCTTCCCCTGGTTTAAGGAAACCCCAAAAGTAAACGTAACCGGAAGATGGAAGTACATCGTTAATCCAAACACGTCTAATGCCGACTCTCTTGTTGCCGAATTTAAGCAGCAGGGAGCAAAGTTTACCGGATCGATACTGGACCCAACTGGAGATATGCGCTTTTTGGAAGGTAAAATTGCAGGAAACAAGTTCTACATGTCAGGATTTGACGGTGGTAGAGCCTCAATATTTACTGCAGAAGTAACTACCGATGGTCGCATTATCAACGGAAGAATGATGACCAGCCCAGCTTATAAGCCAACATGGATTGCAATAAAGGACGAGAATGCAAAAATTGCCGAGAGTAAAGATCTTATCAAGGTAAAGAGCGGTATTAAGAACTTCAAATTCTCTGTAAAGGACCTAAACGGTAAAACCTTCACCTCCGATGACCCAAGCCTAAAAGGTAAGGTTCTCGTGGTGCAAGCATCAGGATCGTGGTGCCCCAACTGTTTGGACGAAACTAAGCTCTACCAGTCGCTCTACGAAAAGTACCACAACAAAGGGCTGGAGATTGTATCGCTAATGTTTGAGGAGAACGACCTCGAGAGCTCGAAGTACCGCATCCAACGATTCGTGAGCCAAACCGGAGCCAAGTACAACTTCTACTACGCTGGACCACGCAGCAAGAAGAACAAGGAAGAGGTGCTCTATCCATTCGAGGGTGTAGTTGCATTCCCAACCACCGTTTTCATCGATAAGAAGGGTGAAATCAGAACCGTTCATACCGGATTCTCGGGTCCAGGAACCGGCAGCCACTACACCGAGCTGGTGAAGGAGGTGACAGCAATCATAGAGGAGCTAATCAAAGAATAGCACTGACAGCAGCCTATACCGATATAAGGTAAGAATGCTGCAATATAGCGAGCTCTCCGAAAGATAATCTAATGCACATCGCAAATAAGCGCCATCTTTTTAGGTGGCGCTTGTCATTTTGCGAGCAATAACAGCCGCTTTCCCGAAGTAAAATCATCCGTTAAGCAACATAATACCAAGAAAAAAGCGCACCAATAAAAAATCATCACAATTAACCCATTATTTTGAGTATCTTTGGAAAAATGTCTATGAACAAGAATATTAACTTTAAATTCATAGCGGAAGTAGTATTGAAAACCAAAAAACATCTGTAAAATGGCAAGACCAGCGGGTTCTTGGAACAAGAAAGAAGTCCAAAAGAAGAAAGATCAAAAACGTAAGGAAAAGGAGCAGAAAAAGCTCGAGCGTAAGGAAAGCGGCAGGAGCAGCCTCGACGACATGATTGCCTACGTTGACGAAAACGGCATGATTACCTCTACGCCTCCCGATCCTACAACCAAGGCTGAAATTGACCTTGACGACATTCAAATATCCGTTCCTAAGGATTCGGAAGTCGAGCCCGTTTCGACGACCCGAACTGGAATTGTAACGTTCTTCAACGAGTCTAAGGGCTTTGGCTTTATCAAGGATCTTAAGACACAGGAGAGCATCTTTGTTCACGTTAATGGGCTTATTGATGAGGTGAAGGAGAACAACAGGGTTACCTTCGAAGTTGAAAAAGGTTTAAAGGGACCGATGGCCGTAAAGGTTAAGCTGGATAAGTAGAAATCGATTTTAGATTCTAGATATTAGATTTTAAAAGCTCAGCAGGTATTCCTGCTGGGCTTTTTTCGTTTACCATACGAGCCGCGATTAATCGCGGCTCTACATCACGATTCTAGCCATATGTAAAAAGAGCGTATATTTGCAGCTTAACTAGAATGACTTTACGTAATGTCGCACATACGAAATAGCGAGGGACTGAAGATTACCGACTGGCTGCCCACCTCGAAAAAGGAGATGGAGAAGCGCGGATGGGACGAGGTGGACGTGGTGCTCTTTAGCGCCGATGCCTACATCGATCACCCCTCGTTTGGCGCTGCGGTAATTGGGCGTATCCTAGAGGACGAGGGCTTCCGCGTGGCCATTGTGCCCCAGCCCAACTGGCAGGACGACCTCCGCGACTTCAAGAAATTTGGGCGACCACGGCTGTTCTTCGCTATCAGCGGCGGATGCATGGACAGCATGGTGAACCACTACACCGCCAACCGACGCCTGCGCAGCGACGACGCCTACACCGCCGGAGGAAAGGCCGGACAGCGTCCCGACTACGCCACCTACGTATACAGCAACATCTGCAAGCAGCTATACCCCGACGTTCCGGTGGTAATCGGCGGCATAGAGGCGTCGTTGCGCCGCCTTACGCACTACGACTACTGGCAGGATAAGCTCAAACCATCGATACTGGCCGAATCGAAGGCCGACCTGCTGGTGTACGGCATGGGCGAAAAGCCCATTGTGGAAATTGCCCGAAGGCTTAACGATGGTTACACCGTTGACACGCTTACAGACATCCCCCAAACGGCGTTTACAGCTGAAAACGACATCGACCTAAGCCATTTAAACCCACTTATCCGTTTAAATTCATTTGAAGAGTGCGTTGAAGACAAGGTTAAGTTCGCGCTTAACTTCAAGCATATAGAGGAGGAATCGAACAAGTACGCGGCGGCCTATCTGGCTGAGGCTTTCGAGGATAGAGTTGTGGTGGTAAACCCGCCATACCCCTACCTAACGGAGGAGGAAATCGACCACAGCTTCGACCTGCCGTACACCCGCTTGCCCCACCCGCGTTACAACGGTAAAGGGGCCATCCCGGCGTACGATATGATCAAGTTTTCGGTAAACGCCCACCGCGGCTGCTTTGGCGGTTGCTCGTTCTGCACCATTTCGGCGCATCAGGGCAAGTTCATCTCGTCGCGCAGCGAGGAATCGATCCTTAAGGAGATCGAGGAGATCACCCATCACCCCGAATTTAAGGGCTACATATCGGACCTGGGCGGGCCATCGGCCAACATGTACAAGATGGAGGGCCGCGTGAAGGAGATGTGCCAGAAGTGCCGCAGGGCCTCGTGCATCTTCCCGAACGTATGCCAGAACCTGGACAACAACCACGCCCGACTGCTGGAACTGTACCGCAAGGCAAGAGCCATCAAGGGCATCAAAAAGATATTTATCGGTAGCGGCATCCGCTACGACCTGTTTATGGGCGGGCTCTACAAGACGAGCGCGGCCAACCTGTCGTACCTGGAGGAGGTAATGCTGCACCACGTGTCGGGCCGATTGAAGGTTGCCCCCGAGCACACCTCGGACGAGGTGCTAAAAATGATGCGAAAGCCCTCGTTTAAGCTCTTCGAGCAGCTAAAGGTGGACTTCGATGCCATCAACCAAAAACATGGGCTTAAAGAGCAGCTAATCCCCTACTTCATATCGAGCCACCCCGCCTGCCACGACAGCGACATGAAGGACCTGGTGGAGCGAACCAAGCGCCTCGACTTTAGGCTGGAGCAGGTACAGGACTTTACGCCTACGCCCATGACGCTATCGTCGACCATCTACTACGCTGGGATTGACCCCTACACCATGCAGGCGGTGTACACGGCCACCTCGCGCGAGGAGAAGCTGCGCCAGCGCGACGCCTTCTTCTGGTACAAGGGCGGCGGCAAGCCTGCCGATGCCCGCAGCGCCGGAGGCCCTAAGGCGAACAGCTTTAAGGGCAAGGAGGCGTTCCGCAGCAAGAGCGAGCGCGTACGCTTTAGCGGGCAGAAGCGAAAGGGCAAGGGAAAGGAGAAATAGCCACACGCATAGCACCGCAAAGGCTCAATCGGACTCGGTTGGGCCTTTGCTGCGTTTGGGAGATTGGGCAACGACCGCTGATAAATTGCCATACACTGCTGAAGAATTGCTATACACCGCTGGGAAATCGCTATACACCGCTGATGTATGCCATACACCGCTGGGAAATTGTTATACACCGCTGATGTATGCCGTACACCGCTGGGAAATCGTGATACACTACTGAAGAATCGTGATACACCGCTGATGTGCGGCTTTCGGCTGCTGGAGGCGGGGGGATACTCCTTTTACACGGTAGGGAGACGCATGCAATGCGTCTCTACGCACAACGCTTATTTGGGCAGCTGTAGGGGCTCGATGTGCGCGCCTCCCTACTTGCGGCTGGCTGCTGCTTAACCAAGTTACCTTTTATTTTTCGCCTCATTAGCCTTTTCTTCTGCAATTCTCTCAGAAACACCTTCAGGAAATTTTATTGCCATCCATAAGCTAAAGATGAATAGAACAAAACCTCCTATTGCAAAGCCAATATCCACAGGACTGTATCTTGTGTATGGCTTTAATATTAGGTTATTAACAACTACTTGAGCTAATATGCCATCTTCCTCATAAAGCCAAACTTCTGCTGTATCACCTTTCTTTACATGAGCCAAAATCGAATTGATATCTTTTGTATACCAACTTCCAAAAGGTTTATTGGAACTATTCAAAAATATCAAAACCCCTTCATTAAAGTCGCTTGAATCCTTGGTGTAAACCCAACCCTTTTTTATACCCACAACTTTACCACTGTAATGCTCCAGCTTTTCCAGAGGTGGCATTTTCATCATTTGATGAATAGCGAAGATGCTAATAAATAATGAGGTCACAATCACAGATCGTGTCCCCCGCTGAACGGAATCACCAAGAAAACCCATAGCCGTTGAATTTTAAATTACCAATTAGTTCATCTATTTATTTTGGCATTAGTGTATTGTTTTATCCTCTCACTAGCCTAAGCGCCTGCCTTCGCCGAACCGCAACCAAAAGTAGCAAAAAAATAAAGCGCAGCCGTGGGGTTTGCGCTACTGCCCCTGGCGCTTCCTGTATAGCTGGTAGGAGTTGAAGAGGTTGTGCCAAACGCTGTAGAAACCGCCGGCGATGGCCGTAACGGGGCTCAGGAAGGTGGCGCCAAGCCAGATGGAGAAGACGGTGTTCTTTTGGCCGAGGCTCTGTCCGCCGCCGATGCGGTCGTGGTAGCGGGCGCCAATTGTTTTGCCAACGGCAAACTGAACGATGCAGCAGAGGAGCGAAACGCCGGCGATGCCGAGC
This sequence is a window from Acetobacteroides hydrogenigenes. Protein-coding genes within it:
- a CDS encoding Smr/MutS family protein, translated to MNCKIGDKVRFLNSVGGGIVVRFMNKNIVAVQDEDGFEIPVSINEIVVINDKNDNIFTSESYAHRPSSVVNEPKKDEEEDEDEFPDFYVPERRQEEAIDPTTNNYNVLLGFVPFNKQNASTADLDIYIINDGDYRIAYSIGKWTDKELLKPIGSGLMEPDSKERICTLNREDFSKLQVFNVSLIYFKNRDFIPVIPDQVNLELNPLKFVKANSFKANDYFDEEAVVFTVSTSAKSSEPVLTISPKDIESALKEKKDVRPVLNLKSTPEQEEIDLHIEALTENSAGLSNGEILEMQMARFTTVLEGAIISKTKRVVFIHGVGNGKLKHEIRKTLERKYPKLRFQDASFKDYGYGATMVILK
- a CDS encoding S-adenosylmethionine:tRNA ribosyltransferase-isomerase; translation: MMTPHAQHIAIGDFNYDLPDERIAKYPLEERDLSKLLFFNGNNIDDKQFKELPTLLQDSDLLVFNNTKVIQARMEFFRSTGARVEIFCLEPADSSDYESVFQAKGSITWKCIVGNLKKWKESTLEKKLDLKGTAVTLTAQKLEKPNDNVLIMFSWDGDFTFSEILEASGTIPIPPYLNRDTEDIDLNRYQTVYSKHKGSVAAPTAGLHFTPSIIETLKSNGVDTAEVTLHVGAGTFKPVKTEDVADHEMHTEHFSVTLESLKKLRKHLGNVISVGTTSMRTLESLYWYGVRAIRSGNPNFEKPIEQWEPYQHTEVHSAEESMNALISYLERTEKNELHAATQIIIVSGYKVRMIKGLVTNFHQPQSTLLLLVSALVGERWKDIYNHALANNYRFLSYGDSSLLMR
- a CDS encoding TlpA disulfide reductase family protein — translated: MKFKHFLIIGICLSGISLKAQINPALNGNWLGAIVLDPTEKGMDVPFNMSISSIKGKPSTINIRSAADKIVVKEIERQGDSIFFKMPVFVSEVTFKVKGDSLVGRYYPKGKGKGVSYKFYALKNVTDRFPWFKETPKVNVTGRWKYIVNPNTSNADSLVAEFKQQGAKFTGSILDPTGDMRFLEGKIAGNKFYMSGFDGGRASIFTAEVTTDGRIINGRMMTSPAYKPTWIAIKDENAKIAESKDLIKVKSGIKNFKFSVKDLNGKTFTSDDPSLKGKVLVVQASGSWCPNCLDETKLYQSLYEKYHNKGLEIVSLMFEENDLESSKYRIQRFVSQTGAKYNFYYAGPRSKKNKEEVLYPFEGVVAFPTTVFIDKKGEIRTVHTGFSGPGTGSHYTELVKEVTAIIEELIKE
- a CDS encoding cold-shock protein, producing MARPAGSWNKKEVQKKKDQKRKEKEQKKLERKESGRSSLDDMIAYVDENGMITSTPPDPTTKAEIDLDDIQISVPKDSEVEPVSTTRTGIVTFFNESKGFGFIKDLKTQESIFVHVNGLIDEVKENNRVTFEVEKGLKGPMAVKVKLDK
- a CDS encoding YgiQ family radical SAM protein produces the protein MSHIRNSEGLKITDWLPTSKKEMEKRGWDEVDVVLFSADAYIDHPSFGAAVIGRILEDEGFRVAIVPQPNWQDDLRDFKKFGRPRLFFAISGGCMDSMVNHYTANRRLRSDDAYTAGGKAGQRPDYATYVYSNICKQLYPDVPVVIGGIEASLRRLTHYDYWQDKLKPSILAESKADLLVYGMGEKPIVEIARRLNDGYTVDTLTDIPQTAFTAENDIDLSHLNPLIRLNSFEECVEDKVKFALNFKHIEEESNKYAAAYLAEAFEDRVVVVNPPYPYLTEEEIDHSFDLPYTRLPHPRYNGKGAIPAYDMIKFSVNAHRGCFGGCSFCTISAHQGKFISSRSEESILKEIEEITHHPEFKGYISDLGGPSANMYKMEGRVKEMCQKCRRASCIFPNVCQNLDNNHARLLELYRKARAIKGIKKIFIGSGIRYDLFMGGLYKTSAANLSYLEEVMLHHVSGRLKVAPEHTSDEVLKMMRKPSFKLFEQLKVDFDAINQKHGLKEQLIPYFISSHPACHDSDMKDLVERTKRLDFRLEQVQDFTPTPMTLSSTIYYAGIDPYTMQAVYTATSREEKLRQRDAFFWYKGGGKPADARSAGGPKANSFKGKEAFRSKSERVRFSGQKRKGKGKEK